In Bacteroidales bacterium, a genomic segment contains:
- a CDS encoding HIRAN domain-containing protein — MNRKHFDHFHIAGFTFYEGVLAFSQLQIGTELLLKPEPDNRYDENAVAIWYNDHKLGFVPRSSNQAIAAILNAGHLIFEARIQQLKPNAHPEDQVHVVVWVKSKEPEKQKNRGDG, encoded by the coding sequence ATGAACCGCAAACATTTCGATCATTTTCATATTGCAGGATTCACCTTTTATGAGGGTGTCCTCGCCTTCAGCCAACTACAGATAGGTACCGAACTGCTCCTCAAACCCGAACCCGACAACCGTTACGACGAAAACGCCGTTGCCATCTGGTACAACGACCACAAGCTTGGATTTGTCCCCCGCTCGTCCAACCAAGCCATTGCCGCCATCCTCAACGCCGGCCACCTGATCTTCGAAGCCCGCATCCAGCAATTAAAGCCCAATGCCCACCCCGAGGATCAGGTGCATGTGGTCGTATGGGTGAAGAGCAAAGAACCGGAAAAGCAAAAAAACAGGGGTGATGGATAA